Part of the Raphanus sativus cultivar WK10039 unplaced genomic scaffold, ASM80110v3 Scaffold2368, whole genome shotgun sequence genome, TTTGctttataaatacaaaaactGTCTACACTAAAACGTATTTACCTTATGATAAATTTCATTTGGATTCCAATTCTGAAGATTTTCTAGTTTGGGCTGCAACCTGattgtaaaatattaacaatgagttttgttttgttaaggAATTTGACCTTAGTTTTCCTACTATCCgtaattttaaaaacatgttAATTTGGTAACTAAAGAAGGAAATATACatttgttattctttttttgatcaaacatatATTTGTTATTCTAGTAGCCTTCAAACAGAGATCACAAAAGAGTGATACTATAGGTTCCTATCCTCACgatttttattctatttgtATACCAGGacataaataagtaaatatcaGTCTGAAGTAAACCATgcaaaatattgtttttctttacagaatttcatatcaaaccaagaataaaaaacataatcagATTGatgaaaaaatcagaaaatgagaaaaaactttaaaaaaggaaaattcacGAAATCGATTGAAAACAGAATTCATGTATGAGTGACGAGATAACATTATTTCGAGGCAACTCTAACTCATTTACTCAATTATATtgtgtatttattatattaccaaatatttttataaaaatacacgTTATTGATTATAGATTACATCTTCCCCAACACTATTGACACCACGCCCAACCATTTTTATTGGTATACTTAAAGTGTGGTCCAATAAAGTGTGGTCCAATAATTATGTATGTAAAATAAGATCAacatattagttttaaatttatttatttttctttatattagtAGAAAAAAATAAGTCTGGATATAATATTTGGATCCGAAGAGCGAACTTGATTTGAAAGTAATACTAAACacaaattaaaacatataaagtacTCAAATGAATCTAAAGTTTAATATCCGGAAACCAGATCCGAATCCAATCTACCGAAAATACTAAAACacaattatatacttaaatatattagttatcttaaattttatatctattagatattaattaatatgaaaatacctaataataaaatatgttcaaaatactgaaaatatattattctctcatttaaataaaactattttatgtaaatttaagtttttagtcttatattatttaaatatttatattttatattatttttattttggattttgagGATTAAATATATTggagtctttttaaaaaaattacataactACAAATTTACCCAAACTCGAACCTGATCTGAACATGCAATGCTTCAAACTAAATCCAAACCacattcaaacaaaaaattgtaaatatccgaattatatttttaaattttaactctaaaaatcaaaatccaaaatctGAATATATCAACTAAATCCGAACAGATATTCGAGTGTTCATCCCTTGAAAAAAATATACGACATATCTCTTACtacaacttaaaataaataatctaatcAGTTATTTCACTCTGCGCATGGCGCGGATTACTACATAGTACATTTGTTATTCAAGTAGCCTTCAAACAGAGATCACAAAAGAGTGATACTATAGGTTCCTATCATCAcgacttttattttatttgttataccAGGacataaataagtaaatatcaGTCTGAAGTAAAACATGCAAGAAAAATGTTCAAAgctttttatgataaaaaagtTTGTAAATATGATACTAATACTTGTAATTCCATTTTTGGTTGCTAGTAGGGTATAGGATATTCTTTCCACATCCATTGAAATCTGCATCAGTCACATTGTCTATTAGTCATGGGTTAAGATTTCTTTAAGCATACAAAgactacaaaaataaaatatagatctTTGAAAAATAACATCAGAGACATagaatttcaaaagaaaacataagaaacagaggaaaaactTCGATATATCCTTTTTGCCTCCGTTTCATATATGTGGATTTGGAACTGAAAATTATAATCTTCAGTTTGTCGAAGAATACGTTTAGACAAAAATATACTACATTCGTTTCAGaaagattcatattttagaaaaaaaattgtttctaaactatcaatattttacattttcaaaaatataataatgacAATTTTagccaaaaataatataatggcAAAgtgtaaactttaaaaatatcaattgtgtttattgaattttgattagttaaaaattatagaaataactaaacatagaaaatacatttattatcaaaattttacatgttttcttaataagtgtgaaaattttaaactataaattattttgaaacatagaTAATATATTGGAGTGATCATGAAATCAAGTCAACGAACTTTGGTTGATTCGAGTACATCTGGACGAAACTGTACCAAATGAAAGGtttcaattttatttgttaGAACAACCTGGTCCTTATCTTTTTACTCGAGGAGTACAAATTTTTCGTTCTTggtataaaatataatagagtttgtttcttttcttagGGTTATCTTTTCGGTTTGATCAAGCTTTAAACCCTTTAATAAGATTTCACTGTTTATTTTTGTCAGACAAACCGTTGTCTGACCCATTTTGGCATTTTCCCCATTTTTAAGTAATTAACAAACTCATAACTAACAATTCAATCCACTAAAAAACCACTTTCAAACACATATAAAATCCACCTCAATGAGAAAcgatttttcaaattataatcaGAAAGTtgaacaaaaagtaaaaacgCAATAATCACAACTACGAGTGCTCAATTATTCACAATGGCTACCTCCAAAACCATAGCGGTCATTCTATTCCTAATAACTCTAGTTTCGTCTAGCAACGCGGCTAAAAATGCCAAAACCAAACCGCTCGCCCCGGCCATCTTAATCTTCGGAGACTCATCCGTTGACACGGGAAACAACAACTACCTCGCCGATGCCAACTTCAAGGCTAATCATATCCCTTACGGAGTCGACCTCCCAGGGAAAGCAGCAAGTGGGAGATTCTCAAATGGAAAGCTCTATTGCGACATTGTGGCCTCAAAGCTTCACATCAAAGAGTTAGTACCTCCTTTCTGCAACCTAACCTCTCTGACACAGAGATCATCACCGGGGTTAACTTTGCATCCGCTGGTTCTGGCTTTGACGACCAAActgtgatcttttttttttttttttttttttttttttttttttttttttttaaattaccttTTCTTATTAGATACCATTTCCAATAGTCTTACAATgcaaaagaacaaaatgaaacGATCCGAAAAGTAACAGCAGGATCAATCACAAAAAAGAGCTCAACTTGAAACTCAATCACAGCAGAAGTCGAAATTGCAATAACACTCACACTTCCAATGAGACGTACTTGAAGAAGCTATGGTTGAAAGTACTGAAACCAAAGCTGTAAGTATGAAGCGCCAACCAAATTATAAGACTGAGTACCTATCCGAGAAAAACCTTTCCTTTTGATCCAAACCTTGAAGCTTGGCTCTTAGAATTAACTGCAGCTCTTGCATCAGAGAAGAAGCAGGCCGAGATGATGCATATGAATCCTTGAGAATTAACCAAAACTGTGATCTTGACCAACGCCATCCCCGTTTCACATCAACCTACGATGCTCAAGAGTTACATTACTCGTCTCAAAGGTATTGTAGGAGAGAAGAAAGCGATGGAGATCATCAATGGTGCGATCGTGATGGTTAGCGCGGGTACTAACGATTTCATCTTGAACTATTATGATTTGCGCACAAGGATTGAAGACTATCCTAAAGTATCTGATTACCAGAATTTTGTGCTTGAGAACCTAGAAAAATTCGTCAAGGTAACCATCTAATTgcaatgaaaatatatttatataagaatacaataatatatcatCATAATTTTACattgatttattaaataaaatctgcATGAATAATGAAAATTGTTCGTGCCTTCAATAATATACTGGTCATGTCTTGTATATGCCAATAACTAGCTAGAGAATACTATTAATATCTACACTTTGTGTGTTTATTGATATGTCTAGGAGCTTTACAGTTTAGGGTGCCGAAAAATGTCGGTGGGTGGGTTGTCGCCTATTGGCTGTTTGCCGATCCAAATAAGCGCAAAACAAAGCATAGGCATGTCCAAAAGATGCATAAAAAGCGAGAACAAAGATGCAGTCTTGTACAATAGAAAACTTCAAAAGCTATTGCCTGCTATCGAAGCTTCTCTTCCAGGAAGCAAGATCTTATACGCAAATGTTTATGATCCCATGATGGACATGATCAAGCACCCTGCGAGATACGGTATGTTTGCTTTTATTCTTCCTCAAGCAGTGGCGGAGTCAGGATTATATTTTACTGGGGTcacaatttatttaaaaataattaactaatatatttaaataaaaataaaatattataaattatgtatgcaaaaaattgatataattttattaaattattgtaCAATTAGtttaaaacatttagaaaataaccTACATTTTAGTAAACCTGTATATTTTTAAGGGCAattctcttaaatatttttttttaagtttttgtcataaaaaacagttctaaaaataaaataaccaaaatatttctttgaaaattttgatatttatttttaatttttttaaaaatttgaaatttcatcccCAAACCCCTTCCCCCTaactctaaactttaaaccTAGATTAGCTAATCTAAGGggtataaatgtatatttaatttttaaaattaaaaaaatggtcATTTTTCTTCcttaaatactattttttgtgaaaataaactaaaaatgataTCTAAAAGAATTTCTCTACTTTTAAACCcacattttgaaaaatatatattttctgtttaaaataatccatattttatacaaaacttttttgaaaatatattttcttttacattttcaatgcatGATATAAtgcaaaatttcaaaaacatcaaCTGTGTGTATTGAATTCTAATTGATTAAAAGtagttaattacaaaatatattattttataacgGAATGAATACAAAATAAGTAATCTTCTTACCGAAAACACGAAACTTATTATTTCTGTAAAGGTTGGaaatttgaaacatggataCAAATTCATTTTGCAAGTAATATGCCACAGTTAATGTTCTTACATGTAAAATAGAAAGTAGAgatcttaaattattatattttccttttagtCATGAAAGAACGAGACAAAagcgtttcttcttcttctcaagaAATGAGAAGTTTAAAATAGAAACGGGGTCAGCCACAAATTAATATGGGggtcatttaaataaaatttctgtaATTAGTGAAGAAATTAGAATTTCActggggtcagctgaccccccTTCATTGTTAATAGCTCCGCCCCTGTCCTCAAGCGATCACCCTAGTTTATTGATGGCTTGGATATTTATTCATGTGTAGGGTTTAAGGAAACCAAGACAGGGTGTTGCGGATCAGGAGGGGGTTTAAGTGACACGTGCGATTCCCAAGCTAAGTTGTGTTCCAATCACTCGGAGTATATGTTCTTTGACTCCATTCACCCTTCCCTGGCTACCTACACTCACCTCGCTGGTTCTGCTTACTCTACCTTATCGAAGCTTCTTGATGCCTAAACCTATTAAGTATTTTACTGGTTATACAGTTTATGTATTAGTCACCATGagattattttattcttttatgtATATTGTCACTTTTTAATTCCATCAACATtcaccaaacaaaataaaacaatatttaattaaCAGGATTCACAATGTCACAGAATTTAAGATTAATAATCTTTTTTCATATGAAATTTAATCAACTTTAGCGTTCTTTGAACAACCCCTTAATCCTCAACTCCAAATCTTCAACAGTATACGCAATAAACGGCTCCCCACGCCTCCCATTAATCTCCGGCGACGCCTTCAATCTTCCGACGAAACTTGAGTACGCCGGAGACACAATGCCGGCGATGGAGCTTCTCAACTCCTCTCTCAGTTGCTCATCAGTAACAACCCATTGAGATTGCATAAGACACACTTCGTCGAACCGGGCTTTGAACAGTTTAAGATTCTCTATCAACATAAGATAAGGACTCTCGGTCCGAAGCAACGCCACGACCTGGTTCCACGAGCTCCTTAGGAAATTAGAGTGGTATTGCCTCAGCTTCGCTGCATGCTTGACGATCCAGTCTTCTCCTAGGATCGAACCAAGCTCGTTATCCGTGGCCTTGTCAAGAATATACTTACCATTGTTCATCATGAACAAGAAACACAAAGGCGGGTCACGGTACGTTCTTTTCTTGCCTTCCAAGTTAGTCTCCAACAACTCCAAAACCCATATGAGTTGCACGGACAAAGGTCTCGTCTCTGATCCGGCATCGTTCCCGGTATGGTCGAGGATCTGCTCCAAGGATTGTCGCGATTTACACGCCGCACGAAGATAGTTCATCACGTACCGTGTGATAGGGTGAATCCCACCGCCAGGAAACGCGGTTTTGGGAGGGTCACGACGGATCAAATTCTCAAGCTCCATAAATATCCCTCTAACCGCTTCGCCCAACCGTTTATGAATCGCAACCGCCTCGTGCTTCAGCGGCGAACAGTATTTATTAGAGAACAGCGTTTCCATTCTTGGAATCAGGTCTTGAACCGCTTCGTATAAATCCATAACCTTAAACAAGCGTTCAGGCAAACGGCTCCCTAGAGCGATCGCGTCTGCGAAATTCAAAAGCTGTGTGGTCGTCCCGCGACAGACTTCCATGAAGGATAGATCGGTTACGGATGAGACGGGAAGATCGGAGAAAACGCGGTCGCAGAGAAGACGCTCGCTAGGGAAGAAAACGCGGAACACCATTGTAACGGCTTTGATCCAACGGTCGATTTCGTCTTCAAGGTCTTGCCACGGAGACTCTTGGACTTCTTCCATACTTAGACCTCTCAGATGTAACCTCGATAGACTCTCCTCTAGGAACTCTCTCCGTCGACTGCTGTAGACTCGTGAACACTCTTTCCCGAATCCACCAGCGACCATCCGCACGGCGATCGCGTTTAGATCGCCAATAACGCTAGATTGTAACGGCTCGATCACGATTTTGTAGTCAGTCACCGGACGGGCAACGATAACCTATTCAAATGTTGTGAAGTTTACCACGGCAGTCTATtaataaaaccaaaccgaatcaaCTTGGACCGACAGAAATTAAACCAAACTCGTaaccaaattatttttcttacaaaCGAAAAACAGATTAAGATCCATTTTAATACTGTTATAATATAagtgaataaacaaaaaaaagcttTATTAGATGAGGGTATTAACATATACTGTATATTGAGTAATTGAACATAgacataataattaattacgttatattttgaaactatttaataaaccaaaaaacCTAATGAAACTCTAATCCTAGACCGGATTGTCAACATAATTAGTGACATGAAACTTAATGTGGATTATGTTTTTAGTAATCAAATTTAGTTAGTACCTGTTGGCTTTGGACACCGTAGCCTATGTCGTTGTCTTCTTCACCGGAGAACTCGTCGTCAGAGTCAAACGACTCGGAGGCTCGGTCCATTACATAACCAAACTCCTCCTGAAGCCTAAACATCACTTGTTGAATCAGCTCATCGGCACGGGAGAGACATATAGCGACTGATTTATCTCCGGCCATGGATCTCATGTCTCCAGCCATCGAAATCAGCTCATCAACGGCGTCGAGAAAATTCCGCGAGTCAACGGGATCAGACCAGATCGGTCGATCCTCCACGATGTAGCTGGAGATCTGTGTCTCTAAGGAGTTAAGTGATCGGTCAAGGTTGAGGTATGCGCCGCCGACGCGGGATGCGTTGGCTCGAGAGTTGCTGCTTGTGTTTCCTGTGGCGCCGTAGCCGGAGAGAATCTGTAAGATGTCACCGGCGGCGCTAGGGTCCTTGCCGAGAGCTCTGGCGATGTCTCTGGCGGCTGCATAAAGATTCTCGTCGCCGGCTTCAGCCATAGAGGTatggataataataataataataataataaatggtTTGTGGAAATTAGAGGGATCGGTGGATTATGTGAATAAAGACGAAACTCTATAACTATGATATGGAAAAGTCTTCGGGCAGCAGAAGAATAAGATTAGACGCGGGAAGCATGTCTGACTTGTGTGCTTGCTTCTGTTTGTATTTTAATgagtttgtaatttttatattgcgACGACCACGACTTTGTCTGAAACGTGAACGCACTTTACCAACCGCGTTTCGTTGAGCGTTTGTTTAAAAGTCCAATTTGCATGCATCGTGGGAATTGGTCATGGGCTGAATGACTTTCCTCACGTTGAATTTTCGGTGTTGAGTCCACTTTCTAACTAGCCAACGACTTTTGTTACGTGGAAACTAGTTATAGGCCAACGAACATTGTAGTAATTTTGAGATCCATAATCTTGGGTAATTTAGTTGCCAGGCCCAGTGTTTTTCTTAATCATTATATACAAAGCCTAGTCTGAGAGAATTGGTGGCCCATCaaacaatatttaattttattttcaaaatgttaaaatataagaaaaatatataaaatgaaaaatatatttttttaaaatatttttataattcaaaataatattacacTTTTCCATTTATAGTTcatatactattattattattattatatgctTCAAGGAAATTTTATCTTTATCTTATTAAAGAGAGAACAAattttcataactaatataatatattgtacaatatattattttactaataatgttAAAATACGTAAGAAAAATGTATGAAGTTATATGTATGATATCAGAtgaaaatttgtatataaaaaaaatcagatgaaATTTATGATAGATTATGTGTAAgatcatttttatatagttaCGTTATCTCCCGGAAGAAGAGAAACATATCTTACTTTTGCTTTTTCCGCTTTGTGGCTCTCCTTTTactttatttaaaacaaaaaaaagaactatattTCTGCAAAAAAATCTCAGACAGTAGATAGATACCAAAGGATTACTCAGCATGCATTTGAACCCAAGTCACAAAAATTCCAGAGGACACAACTGTTAAAGTCTTTTCATCAAACCTCCGGAGGATCATCGCTCCTCCTCCGGCTCCACCACCAATGACTTCCCTTTACCTCAACTCCTTACTTCCCCTCCCTCCTTCTCACCCCCAGAAACTCCTCGAaccctcttcttcctcctcaccTCCGTTGAGCATTTCCACCTCTAACGAAGCTGCTCTGAGACCGATCGTCATCAACGGAGACCCACCCACTTTCGTCTCCGCCCCTTCTCGCCGTATCATCGCAGGTTCgtcactaaaaaaaaaaatctaatcttTTTGGTCATCACGACAACAAAGCTGAGACTTTTATGTCTTTACTGTGGTTTTCTTATGGTAGTTGGAGACCTTCACGGCGATCTGAGCAAAGCCAGAGATGCCCTTCAGATTGCCGGTGTCTTAAGCTCCGATGGAAAAGACCAATGGGTCGGCGAAGACACTGTATGTCCTTTTTTCTCATCACTTACCAATATTGATTTGGAACATAATTTCAGTTTCTGTTGCTTATTAGTTCAAAGACTGAGACCGAGTCTGAATAGAGATGTGTATGGAATAATAACTATGCTTGTCTCGAAAGCAACCTGTTGTAATCAATCTGTTTCTAAGTTACAGTCATACTACTTCATGTCTTTTAACTTCCAAGTCCTCTTGAGTTCTTCCAAGTTCCAACTTATGTGAAACTGATACATGAAAATTGCAGGTAGTAGTTCAGGTGGGAGATATACTGGACCGTGGCGAGGATGAGATTGCAATACTCTCCTTATTCAGGTTACTTGATGAACAGGCCAAAGCTAACGGTGGAGCTGTTTTCCAGGTTTTTGAATGCTTTGAGTTTGACAAGTATGTGTTACAGAGAAAAGATAGGACTAACAACACTTTGCAATcaattgtccaaaatactttAAAAAGGTTAATGGGAACCATGAGACGATGAACGTTGAAGGAGATTTCAGATACGTAGACACGAGAGCATTTAATGAGTGTATAGACTTCCTTGACTACTTGGAGGACTATGCACAAGACTGGGACAAAGCTTTCAAGAATTGGATTTTCGAGTCAAGGCAGTGGAAAGAAGATAGGAAGAGTTCTCAAACCTATTGGGATCAATGGAATATAGTGAAGGTACTTAAAAAATTCGCTCTGCTCTTCTAACTGAGCCATTCCAAACTCCAAAGTTCTGTGATTAAGTCGGTTGGAAAAAAATGTATTAGGACAGAGGCAAAAGGGAGTGATTGCAAGGTCGGTCCTTTTCAGACCAGGTGGTCGATTAGCGTGTGAGTTGGCACGTCATGGAGTTATCTTGCGTGTTAATAATTGGGTGTTCTGCCACGGTGGTCTCCTTCCTCACCACGGTAAAACATCATCAGTCaagagatgtttttttttttttttttggatttggaCTCTATTCCTTATGGTTTATTGCTACTTGTATACAGTTGCATACGGCGTAGAGAGGATAAACAGAGAAGTCTCTACTTGGATGAAGAGCTCTAGTGACGAGGAGGACAGTCCTGAGATGCCGTTCATTGCAACTCGGGGTTATGACAGTGTGGTCTGGAGCAGACTTTACTCAAGAGAGACCTCTGATCTGAATGAATATCAAATTGAACAGGCAAgttgaatcatcatcatcatcaagcttGGATTGAATGTGTTTTCCTGAGTACTTTTCTAAATCAGGTAAGTACAATTCTCCGGGACTCTCTCGAAGCTGTTGGTGCCAAGGCGATGGTGGTTGGACATACTCCTCAGTTATCAGGCGTAAACTGGTACATTCCCAAACATATCTTAAACACAAGATtctatatcaaaaaaaaagggtttaattaatgaaaatatctTGTTAGTGAATATGGTTGTGGCATATGGAGAGTTGATGTGGGAATGTCCAGTGGTGTTCTTGACTCTAGACCAGAGGTATTTGTGACAGATCTTGGCTCTTTTTTTGAATAGTTGCTTTTATTATGTCTTTGTACAATCTCTATTGTTGGAGATGATGATGACTGGCTCTAGTGTTGTTTGTGCTTCCTTCAGGTTCTTGAGATAAGAGGGGACAAAGCTAGAGTTATAAGGAGCAACCGAGACAGACTTCATGAACTTCAAGTTGCAGATTACATTTAAAAAAGCTCTTAGTGACAAGAAACAGACTCTAAATGGCCTGGAACTTTGAACTCTTTAGgcatgaagaaataaaaaacagcAGAAGTTTCAGATGAGAGACAGATACGGCTGAGGTGAAGCCAAAACATTCAATTCTATGTATGTATTGTGTATATACATGTTTGTGAATCATGAGAAACATACCGTATTCATCAAGTAAGAGGTTTGTATAGCAAAAGACTATATATAGATAATGAGATGCTTTTATTATAAGGGGAAATTGCCAATGGGACAACAATCTAAGGttaacattatattttaatagcATCCAAATTAAAACAAGAAGGTAACAACAAGACCACACACGAACAAGAACAACCAACAAGAAGAAAAACGAATGAAACATAACATTAAAAACAGCGAGAAGCTACTAAACGAGACcatcgtcttcctcttcttttgcATGTGCCACAGAGTGCTCTTCAGGACCAGAGGAGCCTTCTCCTCCACTTTCCGGTGGCACCGAGTGCTGGATACAAGGTACCATGAACAGCTTGTGCAGAGCAAGGGACTCCTTTATCTCGAAATTGCGGTTTCCCCTTTCATATGAAATAGTCTGCATTGCCAGTATAGTCTCCATCTCGGCGGTCTTCAGTTGCCAAGCTCGCAACTGTTTGAGCATCTTATGAACATGTTCCGGGACAGAACAACCTACCTGggatgattaaaaaaaaatttatatatgtgatACAAAATGATAGATTAGAAAACAAACTATCCGCAAAAACATATGGAACCTAATCTTAAATTCCcatttctctctctcacaaagCTATCCACAGACAACAACTAACCTATTTGTTTTATGTAGTAGGAACACAAGATTTGCTTTTTAAACTCAACagcaaacaaaacaaagaaggAAAAAAGTTACCATTGTTGAGATAGAACCACCCTCATCAAGCTGACCGCAGTCGGCGATTGTCAAAGGCTGGAAAGGGTAGCGCAAATCATCTCCGACCATCTGCTCAACTTGACTGATCACATCAAACCCTTGCACAACTTGTCCAAATGCGAACTGGTAGCCATCGAGGGTAGGAAACTCCGTCAAGAGGAGCATGAACTGAGATCCGATGACGTATTCATCAAGGTTGAGCGTGGAGAGGATACCTTTCCTGTCGTGCTTCCTTAGGAATTTACTGTCCGTGACTTGATGGTCACGGCCGTAGATCGATTCGTAGATCGATTCGCCTCGAAGTCCGTTCCCATGAGTGATATCTCCTCCGAGCCACATAATACCTGGGTTCACTGAGTGGATGATAGATCCCTTATAGTGGAGTGGTATACCAGACTCCCCTATTCCTTTCTCGCCTGTACACAGAGCCCGAAAGTTCTCCGCCGTCGCCGGGGTCGTGTCGGCAAAGAGCTCTATCACGATCCGACAAACAGTTTTGAAGTTCACGGCAATATCGAGGAAACACTCTAGGGTTGTTCGCCATCAGAGGAAATTGATCTCAGATTTAGGGTTGCTACGAtgcgaggagagagagagagagagatttgacTCGGTATTTAAACACCCCCACCCACCCCCcgatctttttatttttctctctctttcgttTCCTTCTTCTATCAGATGAGAAACGGAGCCGTTACGCAGCttttttttattcctttttccGGGAAAAATATTCGGTTGTTTGAATCTCAGTTGGTATATTGAGATAACCGGATAAGAGCAAATACGTGGTGGTTGGGCCGTGTTTGTTTTGCGTTTGGGCCTATGTTGCTTATTAATCCAGGCCTTAATATATTGCAATAGTAATTAAGACTTTTAATGGTGGTAACTAACTATTTTGACACTCCTCCGCATAGTAATGTCGCTTActtgtttaatatattaatcAACGGTTTACTTATCTTACCATTGGTCCCATTAATATCAGACCAGACCTGATGTCAAAACATTGACGcacagattttgatttttaaacgACCAATCCTTCTAAACCAATAATAAACCTGCTAAAACCAAT contains:
- the LOC130505558 gene encoding exocyst complex component EXO70B2 — translated: MAEAGDENLYAAARDIARALGKDPSAAGDILQILSGYGATGNTSSNSRANASRVGGAYLNLDRSLNSLETQISSYIVEDRPIWSDPVDSRNFLDAVDELISMAGDMRSMAGDKSVAICLSRADELIQQVMFRLQEEFGYVMDRASESFDSDDEFSGEEDNDIGYGVQSQQVIVARPVTDYKIVIEPLQSSVIGDLNAIAVRMVAGGFGKECSRVYSSRRREFLEESLSRLHLRGLSMEEVQESPWQDLEDEIDRWIKAVTMVFRVFFPSERLLCDRVFSDLPVSSVTDLSFMEVCRGTTTQLLNFADAIALGSRLPERLFKVMDLYEAVQDLIPRMETLFSNKYCSPLKHEAVAIHKRLGEAVRGIFMELENLIRRDPPKTAFPGGGIHPITRYVMNYLRAACKSRQSLEQILDHTGNDAGSETRPLSVQLIWVLELLETNLEGKKRTYRDPPLCFLFMMNNGKYILDKATDNELGSILGEDWIVKHAAKLRQYHSNFLRSSWNQVVALLRTESPYLMLIENLKLFKARFDEVCLMQSQWVVTDEQLREELRSSIAGIVSPAYSSFVGRLKASPEINGRRGEPFIAYTVEDLELRIKGLFKER
- the LOC108847195 gene encoding shewanella-like protein phosphatase 1, which translates into the protein MTSLYLNSLLPLPPSHPQKLLEPSSSSSPPLSISTSNEAALRPIVINGDPPTFVSAPSRRIIAVGDLHGDLSKARDALQIAGVLSSDGKDQWVGEDTVVVQVGDILDRGEDEIAILSLFRLLDEQAKANGGAVFQVNGNHETMNVEGDFRYVDTRAFNECIDFLDYLEDYAQDWDKAFKNWIFESRQWKEDRKSSQTYWDQWNIVKRQKGVIARSVLFRPGGRLACELARHGVILRVNNWVFCHGGLLPHHVAYGVERINREVSTWMKSSSDEEDSPEMPFIATRGYDSVVWSRLYSRETSDLNEYQIEQVSTILRDSLEAVGAKAMVVGHTPQLSGVNCEYGCGIWRVDVGMSSGVLDSRPEVLEIRGDKARVIRSNRDRLHELQVADYI
- the LOC130505555 gene encoding peptidyl-prolyl cis-trans isomerase CYP19-1-like → MLLPECFLDIAVNFKTVCRIVIELFADTTPATAENFRALCTGEKGIGESGIPLHYKGSIIHSVNPGIMWLGGDITHGNGLRGESIYESIYGRDHQVTDSKFLRKHDRKGILSTLNLDEYVIGSQFMLLLTEFPTLDGYQFAFGQVVQGFDVISQVEQMVGDDLRYPFQPLTIADCGQLDEGGSISTMVGCSVPEHVHKMLKQLRAWQLKTAEMETILAMQTISYERGNRNFEIKESLALHKLFMVPCIQHSVPPESGGEGSSGPEEHSVAHAKEEEDDGLV